In Candidatus Contubernalis alkalaceticus, the following proteins share a genomic window:
- a CDS encoding HFCD family protein, with translation MILKEKKIVFLICDMPDLSDRVVEEIQKMLEVGARIRAYLVSSNAGVKVRSSLKKKLNLMGVSFEEIPESFNLIGHDYVKEMDLLVAAPCPPWLWKQLVSLRLPERVSLVVAPAGLDAGTRDLICYLGDLMKKERTYFVPFGPVFLKPEEALAAGSGERVGSFLSRMELLKETAQAAADNLQIEPYLLVLETLPH, from the coding sequence ATGATCTTAAAAGAAAAAAAAATTGTCTTTTTGATCTGTGATATGCCTGATTTGAGTGATAGAGTTGTGGAGGAAATACAAAAGATGTTGGAGGTCGGGGCCAGGATCAGGGCCTATCTGGTGAGTTCTAATGCCGGGGTCAAGGTAAGAAGTTCTCTAAAGAAGAAGTTGAATTTAATGGGAGTCTCCTTTGAAGAGATCCCTGAGTCTTTTAATTTGATAGGGCATGATTATGTAAAGGAAATGGATCTTTTGGTGGCTGCCCCTTGCCCCCCCTGGTTATGGAAACAGCTGGTGAGCCTTAGGCTTCCGGAACGGGTATCCCTGGTGGTAGCCCCGGCGGGCTTGGATGCCGGTACCCGGGATTTAATCTGCTATTTGGGAGACCTTATGAAAAAGGAGAGGACTTATTTTGTCCCTTTTGGGCCGGTCTTCCTTAAACCGGAGGAGGCATTGGCCGCCGGTTCAGGAGAGAGGGTTGGATCTTTTTTGTCCCGGATGGAACTTTTAAAGGAAACAGCTCAAGCTGCCGCGGATAATCTTCAGATAGAACCATATCTATTAGTACTTGAGACTCTCCCTCATTAG
- a CDS encoding phosphoglucomutase/phosphomannomutase family protein: MAEIKFGTDGWRAIIAQEFTFENLRLVAQAIVNYIKDNKLEKRGIMIGFDNRFLSEEFAQAVAEVFAGNSIKVFLAPHGVPTPAVAYTVKVKELAGAVMLTASHNPHQYHGIKFIPHYAGPAMPDITDQIVANVRKLQENTEINILERDEAEKLGFISLSQPQNNYLYHLQSLLDTDAIKNSGLKVVVDPMHGAGIGYLDKFLISMGVSVITINSSRDAYFGGLLPDPAEDNLSSLRFKVRENEADLGLALDGDADRMGIMDSRGNYYSPNQILIMVMHHLIKNRKWKGTVARTVATTHMLDRIGMEHNVEVVETPVGFKYIGNAMLKKGAFLGGEESGGISIRGHVPEKDGILGCLLFMEILAVEGKEPEVILEEIYKEYGPVVSRRLDIHCTQQKKEKVLETLKHYDPGMICGKQVLTANRIDGWKFLLEDGSWCLIRVSGTEPVFRIYAEAAAEANVVAIQREVKEYLNL, from the coding sequence ATGGCGGAGATTAAATTTGGAACTGATGGCTGGAGAGCTATTATTGCCCAGGAGTTTACCTTTGAGAATTTAAGGCTGGTTGCCCAGGCTATAGTCAACTACATAAAGGATAACAAATTAGAAAAAAGGGGAATAATGATAGGTTTTGACAATCGTTTTCTTTCAGAGGAATTTGCCCAGGCGGTGGCAGAAGTGTTTGCAGGTAATTCTATAAAGGTTTTTCTGGCTCCCCATGGGGTCCCTACTCCGGCGGTAGCCTATACGGTGAAGGTAAAAGAACTGGCTGGGGCTGTAATGCTGACTGCCAGCCATAATCCTCATCAATATCATGGGATTAAGTTTATACCCCATTATGCCGGTCCGGCCATGCCGGATATTACGGATCAGATTGTAGCAAACGTCAGGAAGCTGCAGGAAAATACTGAAATTAATATATTGGAACGGGATGAAGCTGAAAAGTTGGGATTTATATCTCTATCCCAGCCGCAGAATAATTATCTCTATCATCTACAAAGCCTGTTGGACACAGATGCCATTAAGAATTCAGGGCTAAAGGTAGTGGTAGATCCCATGCACGGGGCAGGAATTGGTTATCTGGATAAATTTTTGATATCTATGGGAGTTTCGGTCATTACTATAAATTCCAGCCGGGATGCTTATTTTGGTGGGCTGCTGCCGGATCCGGCGGAGGATAACCTGTCTTCTTTGAGGTTTAAAGTCAGGGAAAATGAAGCGGATCTGGGATTGGCCTTAGATGGGGATGCAGACCGTATGGGTATAATGGACAGCCGGGGCAATTACTATAGCCCAAATCAGATTCTTATTATGGTGATGCATCATTTGATCAAAAACAGGAAATGGAAGGGTACTGTTGCCCGGACGGTGGCTACCACCCATATGCTGGACAGAATTGGCATGGAACATAATGTTGAGGTGGTGGAGACTCCGGTGGGGTTTAAGTACATAGGAAATGCCATGTTAAAAAAAGGAGCCTTTCTGGGGGGCGAGGAAAGTGGCGGCATAAGTATTAGAGGCCATGTACCTGAAAAAGACGGTATATTGGGCTGCCTCTTGTTCATGGAAATTTTGGCTGTGGAGGGTAAGGAGCCTGAAGTAATTTTAGAGGAGATTTATAAAGAATATGGCCCGGTGGTCAGCCGACGTCTGGATATTCACTGTACTCAACAGAAAAAGGAAAAGGTTCTGGAGACTTTAAAGCATTATGACCCCGGCATGATTTGTGGTAAGCAGGTATTGACAGCTAACCGCATAGATGGTTGGAAGTTTCTGCTGGAGGACGGCAGCTGGTGTTTAATTAGAGTTTCAGGGACGGAACCGGTGTTCCGCATTTATGCGGAGGCGGCGGCGGAGGCTAATGTGGTGGCCATTCAGAGGGAAGTAAAAGAATATCTGAATCTGTAG
- a CDS encoding sensor domain-containing diguanylate cyclase/phosphohydrolase encodes MDKKYLLGLTLAHSLLIIMIAVFLNPYPLVAAVLILVSTTIFLLTLWRNFSLLQERQDSSNKFQFFSELSQDIIYRINFKTGKLDYINRAAETVLGYTPKELLHMNLDEINLLMPEEDKFNLTEMEKNVTMLKPLNLDQNAVSCSKEYRFMKKNGEYIWLQSSRVFLLDNMKKPIYMYSTDRDITKQKSYEKHLKYLNTRDVLTGLFNRNYFEEEMNRLQNPRFRPVSIIVSDVNCLKFINDTLGHDKGDQLLKNAAKAFRSTLRSSDMAARIGGDEFAVVLPETDRETAFEAVERINQYVKKYNAEYPDLPLSMSFGTACTYNKEKTLTKTFQEADDAMYRDKLGKRESIQLTLVQTMLTSLHKKNHISQGHSERLEKLISYIATAENIKLSQDEFHNLKTLAAFHDIGEVGVPEEILKKPDILTAEEIEIIRKHPETGFRIASASPKMAPLAQYILHHHEWWNGNGYPSGLMGEEIPYLCRLLAIIDAYDSMTSQRPYRKTLSHEEAIKELEKGKGSQFDPTLTNNFIEIMEKSCFSEMEIPNEQVKTI; translated from the coding sequence ATGGACAAAAAATACCTGTTAGGCCTGACCCTGGCACACTCCCTATTAATCATTATGATTGCTGTTTTTTTAAATCCGTACCCCTTAGTAGCTGCGGTTTTAATTTTGGTTTCTACAACTATTTTTCTCTTAACCCTGTGGCGAAACTTCTCTCTGCTTCAGGAAAGGCAGGACTCCTCTAATAAGTTTCAATTTTTTTCCGAACTGTCCCAGGATATTATTTACCGAATAAATTTTAAAACCGGTAAGCTGGATTATATCAACCGGGCTGCTGAAACAGTCCTGGGTTATACTCCAAAGGAATTACTGCATATGAACTTAGATGAAATAAATCTTCTGATGCCCGAAGAAGACAAATTTAACCTGACTGAAATGGAAAAAAACGTAACCATGCTAAAACCCCTAAATTTAGATCAAAATGCCGTCAGCTGTTCCAAGGAATACCGGTTCATGAAAAAAAATGGAGAATACATTTGGCTGCAGAGTTCCCGGGTATTTCTGCTGGATAATATGAAAAAACCTATTTATATGTACAGCACCGATAGAGATATTACAAAACAGAAAAGCTATGAAAAGCACCTGAAATACTTAAATACCCGGGATGTACTAACCGGGCTTTTCAATAGAAACTATTTTGAAGAGGAAATGAACCGGCTGCAAAACCCCCGTTTTAGACCGGTAAGCATCATCGTATCCGACGTAAACTGCCTTAAATTTATCAACGACACCCTGGGGCATGATAAAGGAGACCAGCTGCTAAAAAATGCAGCCAAGGCTTTTCGTTCCACCCTCCGTTCTTCGGATATGGCCGCTAGAATTGGAGGGGATGAATTTGCCGTAGTTCTTCCGGAGACCGACCGGGAAACTGCATTTGAAGCGGTAGAACGGATAAACCAATATGTAAAAAAATATAATGCCGAATATCCGGACCTTCCCTTGAGCATGTCCTTCGGAACGGCATGTACCTATAATAAGGAAAAAACACTGACCAAAACTTTTCAAGAAGCCGACGATGCCATGTACCGGGATAAACTGGGTAAAAGAGAGAGCATTCAGCTTACCCTGGTCCAAACCATGCTGACCTCCCTTCATAAGAAAAACCACATTTCCCAGGGACATTCTGAAAGACTGGAAAAATTAATTTCTTATATAGCCACGGCCGAGAATATTAAACTAAGCCAGGATGAATTTCATAACCTAAAAACCTTGGCAGCATTTCACGATATTGGCGAAGTTGGGGTGCCTGAGGAAATTCTAAAAAAGCCGGATATCTTAACAGCCGAAGAAATAGAAATAATAAGAAAACACCCGGAAACAGGTTTTCGCATCGCCTCGGCTTCACCAAAAATGGCCCCTCTGGCACAGTATATACTGCACCATCACGAGTGGTGGAACGGAAACGGCTATCCTTCAGGGCTGATGGGGGAAGAAATCCCCTACCTGTGCCGGCTTTTAGCTATTATCGATGCCTACGACAGTATGACCAGTCAGCGCCCCTACCGGAAAACCCTGTCCCATGAAGAAGCCATCAAGGAACTAGAAAAGGGAAAAGGTTCTCAGTTTGACCCAACACTTACCAATAATTTCATCGAAATCATGGAAAAATCCTGTTTCTCAGAAATGGAAATTCCTAATGAACAAGTAAAAACCATCTAG
- a CDS encoding beta-propeller domain-containing protein codes for MNKIKKAIDSIELPEDLSRRSALGVKKAKKQMFPSKNLFRYGAIFGGLAASLLFLMVVSMDFLPLGGGLDIFRGSKVASDDNQDMVFMESAAVEESDGVGLAMVGSRENLYRLVVSGEKIYLEEVPYSNYLIIDAFDLDRPQEGVNVESLLDSSENIIMFEDRLFIEVKERTSGDLEYDEKSTTIFFFGLEGNRLVYRGRGRFPARLINSWGKHFFYPDS; via the coding sequence ATGAATAAAATTAAAAAGGCAATTGACAGCATAGAGCTGCCGGAGGATTTGAGCCGGAGAAGTGCCTTGGGAGTAAAGAAAGCGAAAAAGCAAATGTTTCCCTCTAAAAACCTCTTTCGTTATGGTGCTATTTTTGGTGGGTTGGCGGCTTCCCTGCTGTTTTTGATGGTTGTTTCTATGGATTTTCTGCCTCTGGGGGGAGGCCTGGATATCTTTAGGGGCAGCAAAGTAGCTTCTGATGATAACCAGGACATGGTTTTCATGGAATCTGCGGCGGTTGAGGAATCTGATGGAGTAGGCCTGGCAATGGTGGGCAGCCGGGAAAATTTATATCGGTTGGTGGTTTCCGGAGAGAAAATATATTTAGAGGAGGTCCCTTATTCTAATTATTTAATCATCGATGCCTTTGATTTGGACCGTCCCCAGGAGGGGGTGAATGTGGAATCCTTGCTGGACTCTTCGGAAAATATAATTATGTTTGAAGACAGGCTTTTCATTGAAGTTAAAGAACGGACTTCCGGTGATCTGGAATATGATGAGAAAAGTACCACAATCTTTTTCTTTGGACTTGAGGGTAACCGCCTGGTTTATCGGGGCAGGGGCCGGTTCCCGGCACGGCTTATTAATTCCTGGGGAAAACATTTTTTTTACCCGGATAGTTAA
- the gap gene encoding type I glyceraldehyde-3-phosphate dehydrogenase — MPVKIGINGFGRIGRNVLRIAQEYQNIAITAINDLGSTKNLTHLFKYDSLYGKFQGDIKYNDEDSITVNGRKINFFHQMRPEKIPWKEYDVDIVIEATGRFKTRGELQEHLVGGAKKVILTTPGKDMDVTVVMGVNQEDLKEEHEIISNASCTTNALAPIVKILEEKFGIEKGVMMTAHAYTNDQQLLDLPHDDPRRARAANLSIIPTTTGAAKAVSLVVPEAKGKLDGMAIRVPTPTVSLIDFVAHLKKKTNADEVNAAFTQESRGKMKGILGVSDEPLVSIDYKGSPYSTVVDTLSTMVMGDDLVKVISWYDNEWGYSVRVVDLVEFVSKKMLAPAAV; from the coding sequence ATGCCCGTAAAAATAGGAATTAATGGTTTTGGAAGAATTGGACGCAATGTATTAAGAATTGCCCAGGAATACCAAAATATTGCCATCACCGCCATCAACGACCTGGGTTCCACAAAGAACCTGACACATCTTTTTAAATATGATTCCCTCTACGGCAAGTTTCAAGGAGATATCAAATACAACGATGAAGATTCTATCACCGTCAACGGCCGAAAAATCAATTTCTTTCACCAAATGAGACCGGAAAAGATCCCCTGGAAAGAATACGATGTGGATATCGTCATCGAAGCCACCGGAAGATTTAAAACCCGGGGCGAACTTCAAGAACACCTGGTGGGGGGAGCAAAAAAAGTAATCCTCACTACACCGGGAAAAGACATGGATGTTACTGTGGTAATGGGAGTAAACCAAGAAGATTTGAAGGAAGAACATGAAATTATCTCCAACGCTTCCTGCACCACCAACGCCCTGGCCCCTATCGTCAAGATTTTAGAGGAAAAATTTGGCATTGAAAAAGGTGTAATGATGACCGCCCATGCTTATACCAATGACCAACAGCTTTTGGACCTTCCCCACGATGATCCCAGAAGGGCCCGGGCCGCCAACCTGTCCATCATCCCCACCACCACCGGCGCCGCCAAAGCTGTTTCCCTGGTAGTACCGGAAGCAAAGGGCAAACTGGACGGTATGGCCATCAGAGTGCCTACCCCTACAGTATCCTTGATTGACTTCGTAGCTCACCTAAAAAAGAAAACCAACGCCGACGAAGTAAACGCTGCCTTTACCCAAGAATCCCGGGGAAAGATGAAAGGAATCCTGGGTGTCTCCGACGAACCCCTGGTTTCCATCGATTATAAAGGAAGCCCATATTCAACTGTAGTAGATACTCTCTCCACCATGGTCATGGGAGACGACCTGGTAAAGGTAATCTCCTGGTACGACAACGAATGGGGTTACTCCGTTCGAGTGGTTGACCTGGTAGAATTCGTGTCCAAAAAAATGTTAGCCCCGGCTGCAGTATAA
- a CDS encoding tRNA 2-thiocytidine biosynthesis TtcA family protein yields the protein MSQKIPRFILNRTKKALLDYKMIQQGDKIAVGVSGGKDSLILLMVLRYLQKSLRKLDFKLWAVTINLGFEVDYGPLASFCKNLGVPYEQVDTRIGPVIFETRKEKNPCSLCSRMRRGALDDRGKELGCNKVALGHNLDDAIETLFMSMFFEGRTRTFLPRMYLDRKDLTLIRPLVYVPEKNLSIMAREKFLPVLKNPCPASGKTKRQLVKEIIDHVEEKVPRVKHRLWLALQRIETDHLWPNLEYEEFDFEALE from the coding sequence ATGTCGCAGAAAATACCTCGTTTCATATTAAACCGAACCAAGAAAGCTCTGTTGGATTATAAGATGATACAGCAGGGAGATAAGATTGCTGTGGGAGTTTCCGGGGGGAAAGACAGCCTGATTTTGCTGATGGTGCTTCGTTACCTGCAAAAATCTTTGAGGAAACTGGACTTTAAGCTGTGGGCAGTAACCATAAACCTGGGTTTTGAGGTGGATTACGGCCCACTGGCCAGTTTTTGTAAGAACCTGGGAGTTCCCTATGAGCAGGTGGATACCCGGATCGGGCCTGTAATCTTTGAGACTCGAAAGGAGAAAAATCCCTGTTCCCTGTGTTCCCGGATGCGCCGGGGGGCCTTGGATGACCGAGGGAAAGAATTAGGATGTAATAAGGTTGCCCTGGGACATAATCTAGATGACGCCATTGAGACTCTGTTTATGAGCATGTTCTTTGAGGGAAGGACTCGAACCTTTTTACCCCGAATGTACCTGGATAGGAAGGATCTTACCTTGATTCGCCCCTTGGTCTATGTTCCGGAAAAAAACTTGAGTATTATGGCCCGGGAAAAATTTCTGCCGGTGCTGAAGAACCCTTGTCCGGCTTCGGGTAAAACTAAGAGGCAGTTGGTGAAGGAAATTATTGACCATGTGGAGGAGAAGGTTCCCAGGGTGAAGCACCGCCTGTGGCTGGCATTACAGAGAATTGAGACAGACCATCTGTGGCCCAATCTGGAGTATGAAGAATTTGATTTTGAAGCACTGGAATAA
- a CDS encoding YgaP family membrane protein, with the protein MLKNVGRIDQVIRFSVGLVVLFLTFWGRVHGRLGLLLAALGIYLLMSALLQYCPFYRLLKFSTGK; encoded by the coding sequence ATGCTCAAAAATGTAGGCAGGATCGATCAGGTTATTCGTTTTTCGGTAGGTTTGGTTGTGCTGTTTTTGACCTTTTGGGGACGGGTCCACGGTAGATTGGGTTTGTTATTGGCCGCACTGGGGATCTATCTGCTTATGAGCGCTTTACTGCAGTATTGTCCATTTTACCGACTGCTGAAATTTTCCACCGGAAAATAA
- a CDS encoding alpha/beta hydrolase produces the protein MTFINLEETSFTLTVKDRVTQEDILLQGKVFLPKNETIRKSRLPAICLCHGIPGGRAALDNPVRADGPGKESLLENYPKLAQWFSQKGFATFTFNFRGTGESGGNFDLGEWTEDLRTVLDYIFQHPGIQKDRVILVGFSGGAAVSIYTASRNPQIHAVVSLACPADFNLLINESRLEETLKRLRKIGIIRDAGFPPDPKAWLNRALSLRPLENIEKISPRPVLIIHGTEDEIIPPEQAIDLFRAASRPKDLFLIEGAGHRLKNNAQALHYILEWIKKIKIFN, from the coding sequence ATGACGTTCATAAATCTTGAGGAAACCTCATTCACCCTTACAGTTAAGGACCGAGTCACCCAGGAGGATATTCTGCTTCAAGGAAAAGTCTTCCTGCCCAAAAATGAAACAATCAGAAAAAGCCGGCTTCCCGCCATCTGCCTGTGCCACGGCATCCCCGGAGGAAGGGCGGCCCTTGACAATCCAGTGCGGGCTGATGGACCGGGAAAGGAAAGCCTTCTCGAAAACTACCCAAAGCTGGCCCAGTGGTTCAGCCAGAAGGGCTTTGCCACCTTCACCTTTAATTTTAGAGGCACCGGAGAAAGCGGTGGGAACTTTGATTTAGGGGAATGGACAGAAGATTTACGGACAGTGCTGGACTATATCTTTCAGCACCCCGGTATTCAAAAAGACCGTGTCATCTTGGTAGGGTTCAGTGGAGGGGCTGCCGTATCCATCTATACTGCCTCCCGGAATCCTCAAATTCACGCAGTAGTTTCACTGGCCTGCCCGGCAGATTTCAACCTGCTGATTAACGAAAGCAGGCTGGAGGAGACTCTGAAAAGATTGAGGAAGATCGGAATTATTCGAGACGCCGGTTTCCCCCCCGACCCAAAGGCCTGGTTGAACAGGGCCCTGTCTTTGCGCCCTCTGGAAAATATAGAGAAAATATCTCCCCGTCCGGTGCTGATTATTCACGGGACAGAGGATGAAATAATACCCCCGGAGCAGGCCATTGATCTCTTCAGAGCAGCCTCCCGGCCCAAAGATTTGTTCCTCATTGAGGGAGCCGGACACCGCCTGAAAAATAATGCACAAGCTCTACACTACATCTTAGAGTGGATTAAAAAAATTAAAATATTTAATTAA
- a CDS encoding DUF3786 domain-containing protein, giving the protein MSTYMHLDVTLNKACQEFSQLPAEEITWKSQSRFDPENSCFILQFFNEDVVVTYPAGEVSYKDRQEEMPINEKILVLHYLINSQGIPLSEHWIPFRDIPGGSIYVDPFKGRAYYPFIGTFGKNPQGFEKASLKLGGEKMEMGDLSFKISVFPMVPIVYILWLGDHEMPASGNILFNQSAAFYLPTEDYAIIGGMTSSKLKKSV; this is encoded by the coding sequence TTGTCTACCTATATGCATTTGGATGTCACCCTGAACAAGGCCTGCCAGGAATTTTCCCAACTTCCGGCGGAGGAAATAACCTGGAAAAGTCAGTCCCGATTCGACCCGGAAAACAGCTGTTTTATACTTCAATTTTTCAATGAAGATGTGGTAGTCACCTACCCCGCAGGAGAGGTATCTTATAAGGACCGCCAGGAGGAAATGCCCATAAATGAAAAAATCCTGGTACTCCATTACCTGATCAACTCTCAGGGAATTCCCCTGTCGGAACACTGGATTCCCTTCCGGGATATTCCCGGCGGCAGCATTTATGTAGATCCCTTTAAAGGACGAGCCTACTATCCCTTTATAGGGACCTTTGGCAAAAACCCCCAAGGCTTTGAAAAGGCCAGCTTAAAATTGGGCGGAGAAAAGATGGAGATGGGTGATTTAAGCTTTAAAATCTCAGTTTTTCCCATGGTGCCGATTGTTTACATATTATGGCTGGGAGACCATGAAATGCCTGCCTCCGGAAACATTCTTTTTAACCAATCTGCCGCATTCTACCTTCCTACAGAAGATTATGCCATTATCGGAGGAATGACCTCGTCAAAATTAAAAAAATCAGTATAA
- a CDS encoding DUF4349 domain-containing protein — MNFKKVFAAVLIVGIVLGATLLLLSSMGVPFLYMAGSGMKSFDDSAPMMGNIEYSAMEESYDMDGGYYDDVEMRESLPEVPWEESGKVDGDKKIWWGDMNLKVENLEEAINLIEEKAHEMGGFVSDSYVNRRDRNFRTASITLRVPVKEFRALMTEVSKVGELESSGTSGEDVTRQYIDMEARLNNLTAQEKRLLEILDLSETVEEILMVEMELQRVRGQIEVLTADFNYLRNRVDLSTLSIYLTESPLASPGVTSPKIGEIISNGYRSLINSINGILIFGGEFVIFIMGAIPYLLLISAVVAAVVLIRRARGNKGNDTLPPAA; from the coding sequence ATGAATTTTAAAAAGGTTTTTGCAGCAGTTCTAATTGTGGGGATAGTGTTGGGAGCAACTCTTTTATTGTTGAGTTCCATGGGGGTTCCTTTTTTGTATATGGCCGGCAGCGGCATGAAGAGCTTTGACGACTCTGCTCCCATGATGGGAAACATAGAATACAGCGCGATGGAAGAAAGTTATGATATGGATGGAGGTTATTACGACGATGTAGAAATGAGAGAATCATTACCGGAGGTGCCTTGGGAAGAATCCGGTAAAGTGGATGGCGATAAGAAAATATGGTGGGGAGATATGAATCTGAAAGTTGAAAATCTGGAGGAAGCCATAAATTTGATTGAAGAAAAGGCCCATGAGATGGGAGGTTTTGTTTCCGACTCTTATGTAAACCGTCGGGACAGGAATTTCCGCACCGCCAGTATAACCTTAAGGGTACCGGTTAAGGAGTTTCGGGCCCTGATGACAGAGGTGTCTAAAGTAGGGGAACTGGAGAGCAGCGGTACTTCCGGGGAGGATGTGACCCGGCAGTATATAGATATGGAGGCCCGCCTTAACAACCTGACCGCCCAGGAAAAGCGGTTGTTGGAAATTTTGGATTTAAGTGAGACGGTGGAAGAGATATTGATGGTGGAAATGGAGCTGCAGCGGGTTCGGGGACAAATTGAGGTGCTTACTGCTGATTTTAATTACTTAAGGAACAGGGTTGACCTGTCTACCCTTTCAATCTATCTTACAGAATCCCCTCTGGCTTCTCCGGGGGTAACTAGTCCTAAAATAGGAGAAATTATTTCCAATGGTTATCGTTCTTTGATAAACAGCATTAACGGCATTCTCATCTTTGGCGGGGAATTTGTTATTTTTATCATGGGAGCCATCCCCTATCTGTTATTGATTTCGGCGGTAGTGGCGGCTGTGGTGCTGATACGCAGGGCTCGAGGAAATAAAGGTAATGATACTCTGCCCCCGGCTGCTTGA
- a CDS encoding DUF4912 domain-containing protein: protein MKNRSVTSFHLPLEYGENVIEVLVQSPDCIYAYWELSREYKDMATRHFKTAWSHLSLSLRLYQVTCMPFDGRNECRYTEYTIESHCSSFYFSQTKAGKAYVVDLGVTNQGKFLSLLRSKTIMTPLDRVNLPQGDIGDIHTEKVLIQAQKNIVNLPSSGGQ, encoded by the coding sequence ATGAAAAATCGTTCTGTAACATCTTTTCATCTACCATTGGAGTATGGAGAAAATGTTATTGAGGTTCTTGTTCAGAGTCCTGATTGTATCTATGCATACTGGGAATTGAGCCGAGAATATAAGGATATGGCCACCCGTCATTTTAAAACCGCCTGGTCTCACCTTTCCCTGTCTCTGAGGCTTTATCAGGTGACCTGTATGCCTTTTGACGGCAGAAATGAGTGCCGGTATACAGAATATACCATAGAGTCTCACTGCAGCAGCTTTTATTTTTCTCAAACCAAGGCGGGTAAGGCTTATGTAGTTGATCTGGGGGTAACCAACCAGGGAAAATTCTTGTCTCTTCTTCGCTCTAAAACTATTATGACTCCCTTGGACCGGGTGAATCTTCCCCAAGGGGACATTGGGGACATTCATACGGAGAAAGTATTAATTCAAGCTCAAAAAAACATTGTCAATCTGCCCTCCAGCGGGGGGCAGTAG
- the dapB gene encoding 4-hydroxy-tetrahydrodipicolinate reductase, protein MKVIVNGAGGNMGKEVVRAVYAQDDLELCGAVDMGEVGKDVGELCGLGCIGVQITDDLDYTIKRLQPQVVVDFTTPFVVMKNIEITMSSGVNMVVGTTGITGVDLEKIRLKAAQNNVKAVIAPNFALGAVMMMNFARQAVRYFDSVEIIEMHHDQKVDAPSGTALKTVEMILEQKDSPAAALVQELEKIPGVRGGEMGGIKIHSIRLPGLVAHQEVIFGGLGQTLIIRHDSLNRTSFMPGVIMAIRKLSQIEGVVYGLENLL, encoded by the coding sequence TTGAAGGTAATAGTAAACGGAGCAGGAGGAAACATGGGTAAAGAAGTTGTTCGGGCTGTATACGCCCAGGATGACTTGGAGCTGTGTGGGGCTGTGGACATGGGTGAAGTGGGTAAGGACGTCGGAGAATTGTGCGGCTTGGGTTGTATCGGAGTCCAAATTACAGATGACCTTGATTATACTATAAAGAGATTACAGCCTCAGGTGGTGGTTGATTTTACTACGCCCTTTGTGGTGATGAAAAATATAGAAATTACCATGAGCAGCGGAGTTAATATGGTGGTGGGAACCACCGGGATTACAGGTGTGGATCTGGAAAAAATTCGTCTGAAAGCTGCTCAAAACAATGTTAAGGCGGTTATCGCCCCAAACTTTGCTCTGGGGGCAGTGATGATGATGAACTTTGCCCGTCAGGCAGTTCGTTATTTTGATAGTGTTGAAATTATTGAAATGCATCATGATCAAAAAGTGGACGCCCCCTCCGGTACCGCTTTGAAAACGGTGGAGATGATCCTGGAGCAGAAGGATTCCCCGGCCGCCGCTTTAGTTCAGGAATTGGAAAAAATTCCTGGGGTCAGAGGCGGGGAAATGGGTGGGATTAAAATCCACAGTATTCGTCTTCCGGGGTTGGTAGCGCACCAGGAAGTTATTTTTGGAGGTTTGGGTCAGACTCTGATTATTCGTCATGATTCCTTGAACCGCACCTCTTTCATGCCCGGTGTGATTATGGCCATAAGAAAGCTTTCCCAGATTGAAGGAGTAGTATACGGCCTTGAAAACCTTCTGTAA